One genomic region from Phragmites australis chromosome 1, lpPhrAust1.1, whole genome shotgun sequence encodes:
- the LOC133925210 gene encoding sterol 3-beta-glucosyltransferase UGT80B1-like isoform X3, whose translation MGCSSRRRIQIRIIEKLVKIQSDGTLEVDVTRSALVASELSEIDAFGSVPRDIEEFTSGISKSVPKLKIAILVVGTRGDVQPFIALAKRLQEFGHYVRLATHVNFRTFVKSAGVDFYPLGGDPRIMAQYMTKNKGFCLAAPTEISVQRKQLKEIIFSLLPACTEPDLDTGTSFRAQAIIANPPAYGHLHIAEALGVPLHIFFTFPWTPTDEFPHPLARMPQSATYRLSYLILDLIIWWGTRGFINDFRKKLHLPPIAYFSTYHGSISHLPTGYMWSPQLMPKPKDWGPLVDVVGYCFLNLGTKYQPPLELSQWLEQGPKPIYIGFGSMPLDDEKKVTTIIVDALREIGQRGIMSRGWGDLGSFSEVPADVFILEDCPHDWLFPRCAAVVHHGGAGTTASGLIAGCPTTVVPFFGDQFFWGERIHARGVGPAPVPIAELTVKALSNAIRFMLDPEVKLRAMELAIAIGNEDGVAAAVDAFHRHLPSELPLAPAPPTPVEEERLDFFQWFSRALETCCFPFNF comes from the exons ATAAGGATAATCGAGAAGCTGGTAAAGATCCAGAGTGATGGTACACTGGAGGTAGATGTGACACGTAGTGCTCTTGTTGCCTCAGAACTCTCTGAGATTGATGCTTTTGGTTCAGTACCACGTGATATTGAAGAATTTACATCTGGAATCAGCAAGTCAGTCCCAAAGTTGAAGATTGCCATACTTGTAGTTGGAACACGAGGGGATGTTCAACCTTTTATAGCATTAGCCAAACGACTTCAG GAATTTGGTCATTATGTGAGATTGGCAACTCATGTCAATTTCCGTACTTTTGTGAAGTCAGCTGGCGTTGATTTTTACCCATTGGGTGGTGATCCACGAATTATGGCTCAGT ATATGACAAAAAACAAAGGGTTTTGCCTAGCTGCGCCCACAGAGATTTCCGTTCAAAGAAAGCAGCTTAAGGAAATCATCTTCTCACTTCTACCTGCATGCACAGAACCTGATTTGGATACCGGAACATCTTTTAGAGCTCAGGCAATAATTGCAAATCCTCCTGCTTATG GGCATCTTCATATTGCTGAGGCACTTGGAGTACCTCTGCATATCTTCTTCACTTTTCCATGGAC GCCAACTGATGAGTTCCCACATCCATTGGCACGAATGCCTCAAAGCGCAACTTATAGG CTATCCTATCTTATTCTGGATTTAATAATTTGGTGGGGCACCAGGGGATTCATAAATGATTTCAGGAAGAAGTTACACTTGCCCcctattgcttatttcagcacATACCATGGATCTATATCACACTTACCTACTGGATACATGTGGAGCCCTCAACTTATGCCGAAGCCAAAAG ATTGGGGTCCTCTAGTAGATGTTGTGGGATATTGCTTCTTAAATCTTGGAACGAAGTATCAACCACCACTGGAGTTATCGCAGTGGCTTGAACAGGGGCCCAAGCCAATATACATTGGTTTTGGTAGCATG CCTCTTGATGATGAGAAGAAAGTCACTACTATCATTGTGGATGCACTAAGAGAAATAGGACAGAGGGGAATCATGAGCCGTGGTTGGGGAGATCTTGGAAGTT TTTCAGAAGTTCCAGCTGATGTCTTCATCTTGGAGGATTGTCCTCATGACTGGCTCTTTCCTCGCTGTGCTGCAGTG GTGCATCATGGTGGAGCAGGTACTACAGCCTCAGGGTTGATAGCTGGG TGTCCTACTACCGTTGTGCCATTTTTTGGAGACCAGTTCTTCTGGGGTGAGAGAATTCATGCACGAGGAGTGGGTCCTGCACCTGTACCTATAGCAGAACTTACTGTCAAGGCACTTTCAAATGCAATAAGATTCATGCTTGATCCTGAG GTAAAATTACGGGCAATGGAACTGGCGATAGCAATAGGGAATGAGGATGGTGTGGCAGCTGCTGTAGACGCATTTCATCGACATCTGCCTTCAGAATTGCCGCTTGCTCCTGCTCCACCCACACCTGTAGAGGAAGAACGCTTAGACTTCTTCCAATGGTTTTCTCGAGCCCTTGAGACGTGTTGTTTTCCATTCAATTTTTAG
- the LOC133925210 gene encoding sterol 3-beta-glucosyltransferase UGT80B1-like isoform X4, with product MWGVNLGIFHCEFGHYVRLATHVNFRTFVKSAGVDFYPLGGDPRIMAQYMTKNKGFCLAAPTEISVQRKQLKEIIFSLLPACTEPDLDTGTSFRAQAIIANPPAYGHLHIAEALGVPLHIFFTFPWTPTDEFPHPLARMPQSATYRLSYLILDLIIWWGTRGFINDFRKKLHLPPIAYFSTYHGSISHLPTGYMWSPQLMPKPKDWGPLVDVVGYCFLNLGTKYQPPLELSQWLEQGPKPIYIGFGSMPLDDEKKVTTIIVDALREIGQRGIMSRGWGDLGSFSEVPADVFILEDCPHDWLFPRCAAVVHHGGAGTTASGLIAGCPTTVVPFFGDQFFWGERIHARGVGPAPVPIAELTVKALSNAIRFMLDPEVKLRAMELAIAIGNEDGVAAAVDAFHRHLPSELPLAPAPPTPVEEERLDFFQWFSRALETCCFPFNF from the exons ATGTGGGGGGTTAATCTTGGCATCTTCCACTGT GAATTTGGTCATTATGTGAGATTGGCAACTCATGTCAATTTCCGTACTTTTGTGAAGTCAGCTGGCGTTGATTTTTACCCATTGGGTGGTGATCCACGAATTATGGCTCAGT ATATGACAAAAAACAAAGGGTTTTGCCTAGCTGCGCCCACAGAGATTTCCGTTCAAAGAAAGCAGCTTAAGGAAATCATCTTCTCACTTCTACCTGCATGCACAGAACCTGATTTGGATACCGGAACATCTTTTAGAGCTCAGGCAATAATTGCAAATCCTCCTGCTTATG GGCATCTTCATATTGCTGAGGCACTTGGAGTACCTCTGCATATCTTCTTCACTTTTCCATGGAC GCCAACTGATGAGTTCCCACATCCATTGGCACGAATGCCTCAAAGCGCAACTTATAGG CTATCCTATCTTATTCTGGATTTAATAATTTGGTGGGGCACCAGGGGATTCATAAATGATTTCAGGAAGAAGTTACACTTGCCCcctattgcttatttcagcacATACCATGGATCTATATCACACTTACCTACTGGATACATGTGGAGCCCTCAACTTATGCCGAAGCCAAAAG ATTGGGGTCCTCTAGTAGATGTTGTGGGATATTGCTTCTTAAATCTTGGAACGAAGTATCAACCACCACTGGAGTTATCGCAGTGGCTTGAACAGGGGCCCAAGCCAATATACATTGGTTTTGGTAGCATG CCTCTTGATGATGAGAAGAAAGTCACTACTATCATTGTGGATGCACTAAGAGAAATAGGACAGAGGGGAATCATGAGCCGTGGTTGGGGAGATCTTGGAAGTT TTTCAGAAGTTCCAGCTGATGTCTTCATCTTGGAGGATTGTCCTCATGACTGGCTCTTTCCTCGCTGTGCTGCAGTG GTGCATCATGGTGGAGCAGGTACTACAGCCTCAGGGTTGATAGCTGGG TGTCCTACTACCGTTGTGCCATTTTTTGGAGACCAGTTCTTCTGGGGTGAGAGAATTCATGCACGAGGAGTGGGTCCTGCACCTGTACCTATAGCAGAACTTACTGTCAAGGCACTTTCAAATGCAATAAGATTCATGCTTGATCCTGAG GTAAAATTACGGGCAATGGAACTGGCGATAGCAATAGGGAATGAGGATGGTGTGGCAGCTGCTGTAGACGCATTTCATCGACATCTGCCTTCAGAATTGCCGCTTGCTCCTGCTCCACCCACACCTGTAGAGGAAGAACGCTTAGACTTCTTCCAATGGTTTTCTCGAGCCCTTGAGACGTGTTGTTTTCCATTCAATTTTTAG